The window aaagaacaagaaacaaaataaaaagtgaGTAATATCTAAGCAAAGATATAATAATTCTAAAAAGCCCCAAACCAATTAATTTAGTTTATACTGCAAGAGAGAAGAGGGTTTGCACTAAACACCACAAATCTTTTCTGAAACTAAAATTAAGGGTCCCTCTTTTTCCTCTTCAAATGTTtccttttattttcatttgccGTTTTTGACTCGTCCTTGTTAATGCCACAAAGAAGAAATCTAAGGAAACGGAGCCGAAAAAATCGCAGGTTTGGTTTTATTTCTGTGACGGGAAACTGTAAAGCTGTCTTCTCATAAGTCTTTCTTTTTGTCTTTGCTAATAATACTTTGCGATATGTCTTTTCactcgattttttttaataaaatccaatagataaaattattatttacttGTTGCGATTTTTAGGGCTACTGTTAATTTCTGTTCAGGGTCTGATTTTGAGATTACTTTGGTGTAATTAGTTGTCCCGATTTAGGGGCTAATTAAACATGATTTGCATGTTCTTCCATAAAGAGAATTGGATTTAGTAATAATGGATCTCATCTTCATAAATCCCAACTCCTAGTAATGTCTATAGTAAGTAGTAACAATTCAGTTTCCAGTCCCTGGTGTTTGCTGTTTCAATGGTACTTCACAATtttgaaaatctttttttttttgttccttgtGATAACATTTGTTTAGAagcattttaatttgttttaatataaaactcctTCTACTCTCTGTGATAATATATGCCTATTGTTGTTTATGTATGAATTGTGATGATTCTCACATGCACTGCATCTTGTTTAATAGGTAAGATATGGACAAGGACAGCCACACTACCTCCGGAGATCCCTTGGCCAAACGGAAACGAGGCCGCCCGAGGAAACACTTCAAGCTTGACGACTCCAACAACAACCGTTCTCCTCCAGGTTTTAGCAGGACTCAGCACCAGGATGAAGCTTTGGTCGGACAACATGTTACTGGCGTGATCGAGGCAACCTTTGAAGACGGGTTCTTGCTTTCAGTTAAGGTTGGGGGTTCAGACACCATGCTTAGAGGTGTGGTGTTCAAGCCTGGTCACTTCCATCCTCTATCGGCTGACAACGACGTTGCTCCTCACGTTCCAATGATCAGAAGAAACAATGACCTTGTGGATCATCGTAGATCAGCAGCTCAACGAGGTCGCAAATCGAGGTTACATGAGAAGCGTGGTGCTAGAGCATTGGTTCCTGTCCCTATTCAGCCTAAGCCTCTTTTGCCTCCGGTCCACCACGGTCATATCCGGACCGAGACCGAGTCTCAAGTGAGTGGAGCTAGTAACGGCAAACCATTTGAGACGCTATTTACACAAGTGATGGAGAAAGGTCAAGTGCACGCCGAGTCGGAGGAGCAGGCTCTGTCTATTGAGCCGTTGCAGGCGATACACCCTGTGCATCCAGTCCATATGCCAAAACCTATGCCGAGTAATGGACGAGGCAACATGACAGAGCTTCTTCAGGTAAAAAACCAtactaatgattttttttatccaaAAGCTTTTATGTTTATTCTCTGTTGAGATTCATGTTTGATTTGTCTTATTAGGCCGTGCAGGAGAATGTGAGAGAGACCCATTTTTCACAAGGACAATGATTATCTGGAGATCCTTAGAGAGCTTAAAGTCTGATTCAATCTCTTTATAATCAGAAAATAGGAAAACAGAATCTAACTATTGTCTTAGCTTAAAGATGTCAGGAAAATTTACCATGATTCGTTATATAGATGATTATTActactttttattattattatttggataatagttttatatcaatatgatcaattttattttaattcaccggttctcttgttttttttttctcaactcAGAATTGTTGTGAACATGTCGATGATCGTTTATAAGTTTGACCACTGTCATATACCAAATTCACTTTGTTTTTTATGTAAACTATATAAAAGTTGATTAAGTTTCATTCAGTGAAACAATATGTTCATACAAAATTAAACATGAACTCCAAAACTCATACTTAGTCCATTGTCCAAGACATTGGTAGAAGAAGCTGGTGTTGATCTCTCACTGCATTGGAGTAATAAGAAAAAGTGGTGTGAAGAACATACAATCTTGAAAAAGATTGTTATTTATTGGTGTAGTTGAGTTACCTGCCGTTGCTATAGAAACTGTAACTGCCCATTATATTACGCATTAGGATCTTGAGGACGAGGAGATGCATAGCTTGAAGACAATCACTTTCAGTCACAGCTTCACgctcttctttttttccttctctGACGAAGGTGGTTGCATAGCTCCTGTAAACTGATAAAACCTCCATTATAGGTAGCATGCAAACTTCAGTGATCTGAACTCCTGTTGAATGGAGTTTTGATAAAAGTAAAGTTTACTAACGATAAAAGATTGAACAAAAATATCAGAGTGGCGCAGCGGAAGCGTGGTGGGCCCATAACCCACAGGTCCCAGGATCGAAACCTGGCTttgatatttctatttttttttatttttatgtggATCCAAATAGAAAGCCCACTCTTTTAACAACGAAAGGCCACTTAATCCACCCAATAATACAGTTATTCTGTTTATTTACATTtaccaaaatatatttcattCCATAAATTGTCATATATGAGATTCTGACTTTAAAATTGACCCAAAAAATGATTCTAACTTTCAGAAAACAACCAATTTTTTTTCCCGACGGCAGAAAGCAAGTATGTAAACACGATTTACAGTACAtaataagaaaaacataaaatcacGTGTTATCTGATAAAATAAAACGGTAAATTTATATCTTTATAagcttaaaaacataaaatcacATGCATGTTATCGAAGATTCACCTAGTCTCTTCATAAGCTTTGGTGGATTCAAAGCGGTTCATGTATGTTTCAGTGTCAAATAAAGTCAAATAGGGCTTCATACCCTTGTTGCAGAGGCCACCATGTTTCGATCGGCATTTTGCATGGCACTAATCTTAGAGTTCTCCACACTCAAGGTTTTTTCCGATAGTTTAACGCTCATCAGAGCGATCTCCGgaaactttcattcaaaaaaaatcattggaATGGTGAACAACATTCAATCGATCTCCTCTTGTGATGCAACAATATCTATCTATCATGTTTCTAGATCGGACAACTTAGTTGCCAATGATTTAGCAAAAAAAGGCTTTCCAAGTCTTTTCTCTTTGTAATAGACTTTCTGATTTGGGGCATTGCTTTGAgcttatttctttttttagaggtttctaataaaattttcagtGACAAAAAAAGAGTATTAACCACTGTTAGCCACGAAATTATCCGTAGTTGCCATGGCCATGGACATTTTGACCTTCACACATTCCATCTTCATCATTGATATTATTTGCTCCTGAAGATTCGCCAACATCAAAACAGTTTTTCTTCATGACTCGTCCAGATATAATAGTGTCCCTTAAATTCGTAAATGAAAAAAGATGTTTGGATACAACTCTTGCTTCCAGTTGTTTAGTGTTCTTGCATCGCGCACATGGACACAATAATATGTTTCGTTCCAAGTAACATGCTTGATTACAAGCAaactgaataaaaaaattaatacctTCAATAAACTCACTTGAAACACAATTATTTTCAGAATCGATTTGATGATCCATCCACTCTCTTGACTGAAAATAACTTGACATTGTGATTAGGAATTTTTTCATAGTTAATAGTTTCGTAACTTAAAAAGTCTTTCGGAAGTAGATGAAGAGAAGAACATTGGAAGTTGATTATTAGGTGATATGTTAATAACGAGAACCGCGTTGATTTATATAATTGAAATGTAGCCACTAACCAGCCACGAAATATTCAATGGCTACATAACTAtctcatttttgaatatattctGTCCTTTGAGTGACAGGACGTTGATGGTGTCATAGAGTCACGGGCCAGCTACATAAAAAGTGTGCCAAACTACTTTAATTTCGGCACCAAAAACTAGCCACTAAATGTCCGGTGGCCAATCGTGGCTAACTAGCCACTAACTAGCTACAGGATCAATTCGTGGCAACATAGCCACATAAATTTAGTAACTAGAGCGTGACTGCCGTAGCCGCTGATAATTCGTGGATATATCATGGCTGGTTTTGCAACGGTGTAACCACGGATTCAACAAAGTCGTGGTCTTTTGGGTTCGTGGCTTTATCGTGGGTTATTAGTGGCTCTTTTTTTTATAGCCACAGAAATTTAGTGGCTCATCCGTGGCTATTTCCGATGTTATTACTAGTGACAAGCTTTAGCGAATACTTGATGAACCTGTGCTTCCGATACTATGCAGAGAGCTAGTTTGACAAGTTGAAGCATGGCTAAGTAAAAGACATTGGCATTCTCTTTGTCCTTTAGTGGTCATTTTTCCACAGATTTGGTTTAGTTAGGACCAGGCACATCATGAGTTTCATAAGGGTGGTCAAGTTTGTTTTGATGGGTAACCACGTGGTCCAACACATCAATTGGTTcttcgtctttttttttaaacctcaCATCAATTGGTTCTTTGTaaatcctttttaaaaaaatccctTAACGGTAGCCAAAACAAAACATTTGCAATGCAGGTTTTTCGGCTTTATAGGCGATTTTTAGGCTTTTTAACGTTTTCCATTTGTTGGTTACTAATTCCCATCCTTTTCCTTAAGtcttgattttcttttgtttggcaGTGTCTTTGGATGGTATAACCACTAACCAGGCAAGATATTAAAACACAGTCAGTTTTATCTCTAGGTTTTaggaataaaatatatagatgCTCACAGTTGTTAGAGTTGTTTGTGTGCATTGTTTTTCTTATATCATGCTATAGATAACAGCTTCGTGGAAGCCTCAGAAACGGAGTAACTGAAACACGTTCAAGAGCGATCATTCTGATTTAACCTTTCTTAATCGAGCTTCTTTCTGAAAAAGAGTTTCATGCACAGTCTTCAAGAGAAAGAGATGAAGTGAATATGTTTGGCCAGTATTGATCAGAATTACACTTGAGGCAGTTTATGGTGAAAGGAAATATAGAGCTCAGCTATgagacaatatatatatatatatatatatctgtgtGTGTGTGATGTTTGTCTTGGAAAATTACATATAAATGAAACAAGATCTTTGGTTGCATTTGGAGGATCATTGGTTTTTTACATACCAATGTGGGCAGATTTAAATTTCgaaacaaacacacaaagaaGAAGAGCAAAGACAGAAGAAGGAAGGAGACAAACAACATGGAAAATATGGGTGTTTTCTTAACTGAAATTCCCTAGATTGTttgataagatatatatatttattgataaGATATATAGGCTCTTGAATCTCATCAGTAACAAAACTGAAAGCACAAAATATATAGatgccaaaaaaagaaaaaaaaaattggagaaAATTCAACTTATGAACAAgataaaaaatatcaattaattaatatactaatataaacaattttatttaaaaaaaacaattttcataACAAGAGAACTGGTACATTATCAATTTAACTAAGCCAAAGATGCaccaaaagcaaaaaaaaaaaaagagaagaaaaaccaCAGGTTTTAACTAGAAATTGAGTTCTTGCATATACATCTTTATAGTACATATTCCTTGAattaaacaaaaccaaaatcgaaTACGAACTAAAGATGACATTAAGCAGGAACAACAATAACGGAACATGAACTAAAATGAAATTAAGCAGGAAACAATAACCAAATCTTTAAAAGAGATCAAAGTTTTTCTTTGGTTCATAGAGATAACCAAGCCCTCGTTTTTCATGAGgctcttattcataaaacaaataaaccGAAACAAACTTAACAGATTCAAACAAGAACATCCATTCTTGAAGTTATTAAAACAGACTCGAAAACATTATTAAATGGCAAAGTAAACCCGGTAGTAAAGTCTTGAATAGATCACCTCTTCAAGAATTGTGCACAACAACTTGGACACGGTTGGAACTGCGTTGCAGCATTTCAGATTTGGCATTTGCAAACATCTTTCGACCCTCGTCCAAATCAAACGGCATGTACAGCTCAACTCTCTCCAGATGCTCACATTCAGACTGAATAAAAAACTTCACTATGTGCAGCTCATTTTCTCCACCAGCGAAGTTCTTCACCACAACTGCTTTCAGAGTCTCTCTCTGACACTCATATGATATGTTTTGCATCCAGTATGTCTGTGGATCTATGCCAGCATATGATGAAGCCGTCTGGGAAATATGAAATCATTGTCGCATGGTTTAATAATATGAAGTGatccataaatatatatatatattgtaacataTAATTCATTTTTGAGGCTGTATAATTTACATTAAGAAAACTTACTGCAATGGGGCTTGGAGGAAGCAAATCTATAGTGAGTGTTTCCAATTTTGGGCAATTAAGGAGAAGAAGCCTAATTCCATTGAACTCTCTCGGATGCAATTCCGTCTTCAGCactaaatgttttgtttccatCGGGCGAAGAAAATGTGGATGCTCAGATCTTGGAATCATCTAACATAAGAAAAAATTTCACTTTGTCACTATTTTATTCGAAACAttcaatatttacaataatttaaCGCTAAACTTTTAGGGTATAGCTCTATGTTCACTAAGAAATTACTTTAATTAACACTATCGAAAGAAATAGTCTCCTAATGCAAAATATACGCATTTCTTGTTTTATAGATTCTAAAACATATTTGGATTTTAGGTTTTCAAAAACAATTTGTAAACTTTTTAAGATTCAGATTttggtattaatttttttctaaaacacttTATTAgccaattaaatttttaataaatagatttcctaaaatttaggaaaagtagtttaaatttttttgatccgaacaaaaaccaaaaatcaacTTATGtgagattttaattaaaaacgaattttgtttattttacagGAATtgttactttttaaaatataatatataaaatatatataaaagtatagaaatatcaaaaaacatttttaagaaaactattttctatttaacagaaaaaatctcattgatttttttttctcaaaatatcaTTTCTACAAAACTCTCAATACTATATTTCACAAAtactaacacacacacacacacacacacttaacCTAATAAATTTCACAAACTACTAATATCTAATCTGTTTATACAACATCTAAATATTCAACATAATTTCTTTTCACTAGGTACAATTACTACCACATGGCAAAGTATTCAAAAAATTCAAAGAACCATGAATTAAAATGAACTTACACTGAGTGACCTAATGTGTGAAAATGTAATGTAAATCTAAATACATACCTTGAGTAGAAACGGACAGACCGTTAAGGTCGTAGCAGTTCGACCACCATCATCAAGGAGATTGTTAAGGAGATGACAAAGCATGCCTCCTTCTGCGGTGGTCGAATCATTTGATTCATCATTGTTATTGTCCAACACCCGGAAATCAAATTCAACTTCGCTTATGATGGTATTCATATTATCGAATTCGAAGCGGAAAAGATCTCCAGAGTACTTGAGTATGTCAACTCTAGGGAGGTCAAAGGTGCAGTTAATGGAAAAGTCGCAGTTTTTGATTGCAACTTTCCTCATATTCCCTTCTATCGTATCGAAATCAAGTTCCCGGCAGCCATTGATAGTTAAACTCTCAAACCTTGAAGTCTTTAGCAAAGGTTCAAAATTCGTCAGTACCATCCAGCCGAAAGAGACGGTTTTGAGCTTCCCTGGGTTTGATAGTTTTGTTGGGTCAAACTGCTTAACCGCTCCAAGTTTCAACGACTCGAGAGTCGCTAGATCATAGACGCTTTGGGGGATTTCAACAACCAACTCATCAAGGTTGACATCATGAAAGGTTGTCCATGCCGGGTTTGAGAAATCAAGAACCAAGGCCTTGACTCTTTTTCGGACCGCGAACGCTATCAGGGACTCGATCACATCCAAGTAAGTCTTTGGATACGAGACAGAAATCCCGAATGTATCGATGTGTTGATCATCGATTCTAGCGACCCAGCTACACACGTAATCAACAAACGCATCCCTCGCCCTAATCCAACTTATGGGATTTGCGTAGACAGAAGGGCTCAAGAAGTCGGATTCCTTGAAAGAAACATTCCTCGTCTCAAGATAGACAGAT of the Brassica rapa cultivar Chiifu-401-42 chromosome A03, CAAS_Brap_v3.01, whole genome shotgun sequence genome contains:
- the LOC103857018 gene encoding uncharacterized protein LOC103857018 — translated: MDKDSHTTSGDPLAKRKRGRPRKHFKLDDSNNNRSPPGFSRTQHQDEALVGQHVTGVIEATFEDGFLLSVKVGGSDTMLRGVVFKPGHFHPLSADNDVAPHVPMIRRNNDLVDHRRSAAQRGRKSRLHEKRGARALVPVPIQPKPLLPPVHHGHIRTETESQVSGASNGKPFETLFTQVMEKGQVHAESEEQALSIEPLQAIHPVHPVHMPKPMPSNGRGNMTELLQAVQENVRETHFSQGQ
- the LOC103857019 gene encoding putative F-box/LRR-repeat protein At5g54820, which translates into the protein MVLTNFEPLLKTSRFESLTINGCRELDFDTIEGNMRKVAIKNCDFSINCTFDLPRVDILKYSGDLFRFEFDNMNTIISEVEFDFRVLDNNNDESNDSTTAEGGMLCHLLNNLLDDGGRTATTLTVCPFLLKMIPRSEHPHFLRPMETKHLVLKTELHPREFNGIRLLLLNCPKLETLTIDLLPPSPIATASSYAGIDPQTYWMQNISYECQRETLKAVVVKNFAGGENELHIVKFFIQSECEHLERVELYMPFDLDEGRKMFANAKSEMLQRSSNRVQVVVHNS